From Palaemon carinicauda isolate YSFRI2023 chromosome 29, ASM3689809v2, whole genome shotgun sequence, one genomic window encodes:
- the Bap170 gene encoding AT-rich interactive domain-containing protein 2 isoform X1 codes for MSKDVNKDAEAYDREYDAFIKQLEDFHQQRGTPFRRLPRINGKGVDLYLLYVVVTARGGWQKVNARAEWEDILEDFRLPSGCINSSTALKHIYIRYLDVYERINFLGEDGEDRGTEMDEGEDSRSMRTKRTIRSLNNVPLSYNHQQHNVHETIRIGAGLSSDMYKASPYDKLALSLISPLPNEHDFAFNVCTILSNEGRHVLQLNQCPRLVEHMLGHTGVYKDWETQKYFLTNYKETRGRSLVQFWIDSVKDRSVLDLLIPETFEKPAANRAVEANKDCNSEHNTSGAIETSNTLNLSSESLANFDNENFLCCDTLDKISTTNCVANEASVTLAKRLDSGNYDNLESATECGRLALDATAQALKKETILRRLEKVLECEGSDLKLLKEDGEIFHLGRDHGVQDAEGSRISQILHIIRNLSFEEQNVACLAKSHTCLRFLVLCVCSQWGGLAVNALDTLGNIVPEVTLRDPRIDSCSASLLENICKGVASADRAFILRSLEVLNKLAMNDPNEEILNNYIEPSVYSQICRYLTIHDIMLLIYTLECLYSLSSLGTPACNAIVRAKGSIHTLISLLTVEAQSYGPEACIGMKVVETVTGVVSEPEPNTTAASATSTSTSTTTTSATATHLTSATSTAVTTTTSTSHLTSATSTAVTSPVTSATIATTPVINKPINKTTPGGIGPPDVKKIASRIVPPEVEEFVIDWVKKNYEANAGNAIEQAIVYRHFAASMQAMGRKQGLNPVLLSNCVRKVFGTGVGPSRRPVEDGSEKWHYNGIRRRDGIVIPPMPEKKLVKVAGVPVFTPTPVLNAVNTINTQVSDIRINSPIVATPQIVTAQAQVEPNASPSSPILKAQLSAPLRPSPPPPARQPQAMVSGTMSQGGYSSAQQPQTPPTPQQAQGSGRADNSALIKSLLANKVTPVGVNQAGSMDSLHPPPHSRSVLVPSAPQPPPPPPPSQQQQLQMQPQQQSQQLQPRLPTETVSYVQALSQGPPGPQGPIHSPSSMGSNSGLQVVTGVVGGGGTPGVYGVKGGVQGPRHQLTTTPVQVSRNLQKQLQQQPTDSSQDSSNDSHLRKTPLNGIFNEVRKFEEDSNSFHTAGANEKKVTSFEGIFQNGIKSEDVDKKEELLIKEEETSIKEDDTAVTDNKTKKNVLADLLEKTVGGDILNGVVDRELRISDKGLEFVNHGQQLKINGPFTANGQTGVESPQVGGIKRPATPDNSPVKRMALEDPRATSESDSRITLYVSQNGSESGEVISQGQQHQVVITQGGQAGNVAVSNASTQMVVSQAMLSNQQQVGTTQTVVTPQGQVILQRPAGTPTGVIVQQGGQIITQGSGAGQVIQQVIQGQSGQPQKVILHQGQLGQVIGGQVILSQGSGGQHQVVVQGGNNIQGQVIMQGVPHCQGQVFMQGTSAQGQFVVGGSQGQTVVVPGSQGQQVMVSSAQGQTMIVTGSQGQPVMVSGQQGTSGQVVVPSNVGGTVLLTPHQQGSTAKTLIILPNPKMVLAGSQHQSAQGQQLVLPRQVAGQQVVQVVSSGTTGPVATVTTAMRTIRTAAPIADNRAVSTPPPPVQHASANSNSSSSNSNFSVQTSANISTAVAPAPAGPTAVPVSQTIVSQGPQTPHVPAPQVLSSGVARRQTKPSGLQYLCEWRGCNRAFSSAAQVYHHACKIHCPPYVSELQCGWAGCDTMTRRRFSAMTHLHDRHCNEQLLHILAVRRSQLASAGKTDIPIPQAPPPHPGYAPNAAFHAIKRHALEVINHRDAVEKEGPVTKSIRLTSALILRNLVIYSNTGKKLLRGYESELSNVAISTMESSRTVAQILYDISLPDHQGM; via the exons GTACTTAGATGTCTACGAGCGCATCAATTTCCTCGGGGAAGATGGCGAGGACCGAGGCACGGAGATGGACGAGGGAGAGGATTCGCGTTCCATGAGGACGAAAAGAACCATACGTTCCCTCAACAACGTTCCTCTCTCCTACAATCACCAGCAACACAATGTCCACG AAACAATCAGAATAGGCGCCGGTCTGTCATCGGACATGTACAAGGCTTCTCCATACGACAAGTTGGCGCTGTCTCTGATCTCGCCTCTACCAAATGAGCACGATTTTGCGTTCAACGTGTGTACCATCCTAAGCAACGAAGGTCGTCATGTGTTGCAGCTAAATCAGTGTCCACGGTTGGTGGAACACATGCTTGGCCACACTGGAGTGTATAAAGACT GGGAGACTCAAAAGTATTTTTTAACAAACTATAAGGAGACGAGGGGCAGGAGTTTAGTGCAGTTTTGGATAGACTCTGTAAAGGACAGAAGTGTCTTGGACTTATTAATTCCAGAAACATTTGAGAAACCTGCTGCAAACAGGGCTGTTGAGGCAAATAAAGACTGCAATTCAGAACATAACACTAGTGGTGCTATAGAAACTAGTAATACGTTAAATTTAAGCAGTGAAAGTCTGgcaaattttgataatgaaaacttTCTGTGTTGTGATACTTTGGACAAGATTTCAACTACTAATTGTGTGGCCAATGAGGCAAGTGTAACTTTGGCAAAGAGATTAGACAGTGGAAACTATGACAATTTAGAAAGTGCCACTGAGTGTGGAAGACTAGCATTAGATGCAACTGCACAAGCTCTCAAGAAAGAAACCATACTCAGAAGGCTAGAAAAG gtTTTAGAATGTGAAGGGAGTGACTTGAAGTTATTAAAAGAGGACGGGGAAATTTTTCACTTGGGTCGTGACCATGGGGTCCAGGATGCTGAGGGTTCACGAATAAGTCAAATTCTCCATATCATCCGAAATTTAtcctttgaagaacaaaatgtGGCGTGCCTTGCGAAGTCACACACTTGCCTAAG ATTTTTAGTCTTGTGTGTGTGCTCACAGTGGGGTGGTTTAGCAGTTAATGCTCTAGATACGCTGGGAAATATTGTACCTGAGGTAACACTTCGTGACCCAAGAATAGATTCGTGCTCTGCGTCGTTGTTGGAGAATATTTGCAAAGGTGTAGCATCAGCAGATAGGGCATTCATCTTACGGTCTCTGGAAGTCCTTAACAAGTTGGCTATGAATGATCCAAATGAGGAgatactgaataattacattgaacCATCT gtttATAGTCAAATATGTCGATACTTAACAATCCATGACATAATGTTGCTGATTTACACGTTGGAATGTTTGTACTCCTTATCATCACTGGGTACTCCTGCATGCAATGCCATAGTTCGAGCAAAAGGATCCATCCATACACTAATATCTTTGCTGACAGTAGAGGCACAGAGCTATGGTCCTGAGGCTTGCATTGGCATGAAG GTTGTTGAGACTGTCACGGGTGTTGTGAGTGAGCCCGAGCCCAACACCACAGCAGCATCGGCAACTTCCACCTCTACATCGACCACAACCACTTCGGCGACTGCAACCCACTTAACATCAGCAACGTCCACAGCAGTCACCACAACCACTTCGACAAGTCACTTAACATCAGCAACGTCCACAGCAGTCACCAGCCCTGTAACGTCAGctactattgccactacccccgTGATTAACAAGCCGATCAATAAAACTACCCCAGGAGGCATAGGCCCGCCAGATGTCAAAAAAATTGCCAGCAGAATA GTTCCGCCAGAAGTGGAAGAATTTGTTATTGATTGGGTAAAAAAGAACTACGAAGCAAATGCTGGTAATGCAATTGAGCAGGCCATTGTATACAGACATTTTGCTGCCTCAATGCAAGCTATGGGCCGTAAGCAAGGTCTCAATCCTGTTCTTTTATCAAATTGTGTGAG GAAAGTGTTTGGAACTGGGGTTGGTCCCAGCCGTCGACCTGTAGAAGATGGTTCAGAGAAGTGGCACTACAATGGCATAAGACGGCGAGATGGAATTGTCATTCCGCCAATGCCTGAGAAGAAGCTCGTGAAAGTTGCGGGTGTTCCTGTGTTTACACCTACGCCAGTTTTAAATGCTGTGAACACTATAAATACCCAGGTGTCAGACATTCGAATTAATTCACCCATTGTGGCTACCCCTCAAATAGTGACTGCACAGGCACAAGTAGAACCGAATGCTTCTCCGTCTTCGCCTATTCTAAAAGCACAACTATCTGCCCCTCTCAGACCGTCCCCGCCTCCACCAGCTCGTCAACCACAG GCCATGGTGAGTGGTACCATGTCTCAGGGTGGGTATAGCAGTGCACAGCAGCCCCAAACTCCTCCGACACCTCAGCAAGCACAAGGATCGGGCAGGGCAGATAATTCTGCTCTTATCAAGAGTTTATTGGCTAATAAGGTAACTCCTGTGGGAGTAAATCAGGCAGGCAGCATGGACTcactccaccccccaccccactcACGTTCTGTACTTGTTCCTTCTGCACCACAAccccctccaccaccaccaccatctcaGCAACAGCAACTACAGATGCAGCCGCAACAACAATCGCAGCAACTGCAACCCAGACTGCCAACTGAAACGGTGTCCTATGTCCAGGCTCTGTCTCAGGGTCCTCCAGGCCCACAGGGACCTATACATAGTCCGTCCAGTATGGGGTCAAATAGTGGTTTGCAGGTAGTGACTGGagtggtaggaggaggaggaacccCAGGGGTATATGGAGTTAAAGGTGGTGTGCAGGGACCAAGGCACCAGCTGACCACAACGCCAGTACAG GTGTCGAGAAACCTTCAAAAACAGTTGCAGCAACAGCCGACAGATAGTAGTCAAGATAGCAGCAATGACTCACATCTTAGAAAAACACCCTTAAATGGAATTTTTAATGAG GTCAGGAAGTTTGAGGAAGATTCAAATTCATTTCATACTGCTGGCGCTAATGAGAAGAAGGTTACAAGTTTCGAAGGCATTTTTCAAAATGGAATAAAATCTGAGGATGTAGACAAAAAAGAGGAGCTACTAATAAAAGAAGAAGAGACATCCATAAAGGAAGATGACACCGCTGTCACTGATAACAAAACTAAGAAAAACGTGCTGGCAGACTTGTTGGAGAAAACTGTCGGTGGAGATATTTTAAATGGTGTTGTTGACAGGGAATTAAGAATAAGTGACAAAGGACTGGAATTTGTAAATCATGGACAGCAGCTGAAAATTAATGGTCCTTTCACGGCCAATGGTCAGACAGGAGTTGAGTCCCCACAGGTTGGTGGAATCAAGAGACCGGCAACTCCCGACAACTCTCCTGTGAAAAGAATGGCTCTGGAAGATCCCAGAGCTACTTCAGAGTCTGATAGTCGAATCACCTTGTATGTCAGTCAGAATGGCAGTGAAAGTGGGGAGGTAATTTCTCAAGGGCAGCAACATCAGGTAGTAATAACTCAAGGGGGACAAGCAGGAAATGTTGCCGTAAGTAATGCCTCTACGCAGATGGTAGTGAGCCAAGCAATGTTGTCCAATCAACAGCAAGTAGGAACAACACAGACAGTGGTAACTCCTCAGGGTCAAGTTATCCTCCAAAGGCCTGCGGGTACACCCACTGGAGTCATAGTGCAGCAAGGGGGACAAATCATTACGCAGGGATCTGGTGCTGGGCAGGTGATCCAGCAGGTGATACAAGGACAATCAGGACAGCCCCAGAAAGTTATCCTACATCAAGGCCAGTTAGGACAGGTGATAGGAGGGCAAGTTATTCTCTCTCAAGGGAGTGGTGGCCAGCATCAAGTGGTGGTTCAGGGTGGGAATAATATTCAGGGACAAGTTATTATGCAGGGTGTGCCACATTGCCAAGGACAAGTGTTTATGCAAGGGACCAGTGCTCAAGGTCAATTCGTAGTTGGTGGCAGCCAGGGACAAACAGTGGTAGTGCCAGGTAGCCAAGGCCAACAAGTGATGGTTTCTAGTGCACAGGGTCAAACTATGATTGTAACTGGCAGTCAGGGCCAGCCTGTGATGGTGAGTGGGCAGCAGGGCACAAGTGGACAAGTGGTTGTTCCAAGTAATGTGGGTGGGACAGTGCTTTTGACGCCGCATCAGCAGGGTTCTACTGCAAAGACGTTAATCATTTTACCTAATCCAAAGATGGTGTTGGCTGGAAGTCAGCATCAAAGTGCCCAGGGGCAGCAGTTGGTGCTACCAAGGCAGGTTGCAGGTCAGCAGGTGGTACAGGTTGTATCGTCTGGAACCACCGGACCTGTTGCCACAGTGACCACAGCCATGAGAACAATAAGGACAGCTGCTCCCATAGCTGATAATAGAGCTGTATCCACTCCTCCTCCTCCGGTCCAACATGCCAGTGCAaacagtaacagtagtagtagcaatagtaattTCAGTGTTCAGACATCAGCCAATATATCCACTGCTGTTGCTCCAGCTCCAGCTGGTCCCACAGCTGTCCCAGTGTCACAAACGATAGTAAGCCAAGGACCTCAAACACCTCATGTCCCCGCTCCACAGGTGCTATCCTCGGGTGTTGCTCGCCGCCAAACTAAACCAAGTGGCTTACAATATTTGTGTGAATGGCGCGGTTGCAATCGAGCCTTTAGTAGTGCAGCCCAAGTATACCACCACGCTTGTAAAATTCATTGCCCACCATATGTAAGTGAACTGCAGTGTGGGTGGGCAGGCTGTGACACCATGACGAGACGTAGATTTAGTGCCATGACGCATCTGCACGACCGTCATTGCAATGAGCAG CTACTACACATTCTTGCGGTACGGAGGTCACAGTTAGCGTCAGCAGGGAAGACGGATATCCCCATACCTCAGGCTCCACCTCCCCATCCTGGGTACGCGCCCAATGCAGCCTTCCATGCCATCAAGAGACATGCTCTTGAAGTTATCAATCACAGGGATGCTGTG GAGAAGGAGGGCCCTGTAACCAAAAGTATTCGCTTAACCTCGGCTTTGATCCTGAGAAACCTAGTCATTTACTCTAATACAGGGAAAAA GTTGTTACGGGGTTACGAATCGGAGTTATCAAACGTGGCTattagtacaatggaatcttctcgAACTGTCGCTCAGATCTTATACGACATAAGCCTTCCTGATCACCAGGGCATGTAA
- the Bap170 gene encoding AT-rich interactive domain-containing protein 2 isoform X5: MSKDVNKDAEAYDREYDAFIKQLEDFHQQRGTPFRRLPRINGKGVDLYLLYVVVTARGGWQKVNARAEWEDILEDFRLPSGCINSSTALKHIYIRYLDVYERINFLGEDGEDRGTEMDEGEDSRSMRTKRTIRSLNNVPLSYNHQQHNVHETIRIGAGLSSDMYKASPYDKLALSLISPLPNEHDFAFNVCTILSNEGRHVLQLNQCPRLVEHMLGHTGVYKDWETQKYFLTNYKETRGRSLVQFWIDSVKDRSVLDLLIPETFEKPAANRAVEANKDCNSEHNTSGAIETSNTLNLSSESLANFDNENFLCCDTLDKISTTNCVANEASVTLAKRLDSGNYDNLESATECGRLALDATAQALKKETILRRLEKVLECEGSDLKLLKEDGEIFHLGRDHGVQDAEGSRISQILHIIRNLSFEEQNVACLAKSHTCLRFLVLCVCSQWGGLAVNALDTLGNIVPEVTLRDPRIDSCSASLLENICKGVASADRAFILRSLEVLNKLAMNDPNEEILNNYIEPSVYSQICRYLTIHDIMLLIYTLECLYSLSSLGTPACNAIVRAKGSIHTLISLLTVEAQSYGPEACIGMKVVETVTGVVSEPEPNTTAASATSTSTSTTTTSATATHLTSATSTAVTTTTSTSHLTSATSTAVTSPVTSATIATTPVINKPINKTTPGGIGPPDVKKIASRIVPPEVEEFVIDWVKKNYEANAGNAIEQAIVYRHFAASMQAMGRKQGLNPVLLSNCVRKVFGTGVGPSRRPVEDGSEKWHYNGIRRRDGIVIPPMPEKKLVKVAGVPVFTPTPVLNAVNTINTQVSDIRINSPIVATPQIVTAQAQVEPNASPSSPILKAQLSAPLRPSPPPPARQPQVSRNLQKQLQQQPTDSSQDSSNDSHLRKTPLNGIFNEVRKFEEDSNSFHTAGANEKKVTSFEGIFQNGIKSEDVDKKEELLIKEEETSIKEDDTAVTDNKTKKNVLADLLEKTVGGDILNGVVDRELRISDKGLEFVNHGQQLKINGPFTANGQTGVESPQVGGIKRPATPDNSPVKRMALEDPRATSESDSRITLYVSQNGSESGEVISQGQQHQVVITQGGQAGNVAVSNASTQMVVSQAMLSNQQQVGTTQTVVTPQGQVILQRPAGTPTGVIVQQGGQIITQGSGAGQVIQQVIQGQSGQPQKVILHQGQLGQVIGGQVILSQGSGGQHQVVVQGGNNIQGQVIMQGVPHCQGQVFMQGTSAQGQFVVGGSQGQTVVVPGSQGQQVMVSSAQGQTMIVTGSQGQPVMVSGQQGTSGQVVVPSNVGGTVLLTPHQQGSTAKTLIILPNPKMVLAGSQHQSAQGQQLVLPRQVAGQQVVQVVSSGTTGPVATVTTAMRTIRTAAPIADNRAVSTPPPPVQHASANSNSSSSNSNFSVQTSANISTAVAPAPAGPTAVPVSQTIVSQGPQTPHVPAPQVLSSGVARRQTKPSGLQYLCEWRGCNRAFSSAAQVYHHACKIHCPPYVSELQCGWAGCDTMTRRRFSAMTHLHDRHCNEQLLHILAVRRSQLASAGKTDIPIPQAPPPHPGYAPNAAFHAIKRHALEVINHRDAVEKEGPVTKSIRLTSALILRNLVIYSNTGKKLLRGYESELSNVAISTMESSRTVAQILYDISLPDHQGM, from the exons GTACTTAGATGTCTACGAGCGCATCAATTTCCTCGGGGAAGATGGCGAGGACCGAGGCACGGAGATGGACGAGGGAGAGGATTCGCGTTCCATGAGGACGAAAAGAACCATACGTTCCCTCAACAACGTTCCTCTCTCCTACAATCACCAGCAACACAATGTCCACG AAACAATCAGAATAGGCGCCGGTCTGTCATCGGACATGTACAAGGCTTCTCCATACGACAAGTTGGCGCTGTCTCTGATCTCGCCTCTACCAAATGAGCACGATTTTGCGTTCAACGTGTGTACCATCCTAAGCAACGAAGGTCGTCATGTGTTGCAGCTAAATCAGTGTCCACGGTTGGTGGAACACATGCTTGGCCACACTGGAGTGTATAAAGACT GGGAGACTCAAAAGTATTTTTTAACAAACTATAAGGAGACGAGGGGCAGGAGTTTAGTGCAGTTTTGGATAGACTCTGTAAAGGACAGAAGTGTCTTGGACTTATTAATTCCAGAAACATTTGAGAAACCTGCTGCAAACAGGGCTGTTGAGGCAAATAAAGACTGCAATTCAGAACATAACACTAGTGGTGCTATAGAAACTAGTAATACGTTAAATTTAAGCAGTGAAAGTCTGgcaaattttgataatgaaaacttTCTGTGTTGTGATACTTTGGACAAGATTTCAACTACTAATTGTGTGGCCAATGAGGCAAGTGTAACTTTGGCAAAGAGATTAGACAGTGGAAACTATGACAATTTAGAAAGTGCCACTGAGTGTGGAAGACTAGCATTAGATGCAACTGCACAAGCTCTCAAGAAAGAAACCATACTCAGAAGGCTAGAAAAG gtTTTAGAATGTGAAGGGAGTGACTTGAAGTTATTAAAAGAGGACGGGGAAATTTTTCACTTGGGTCGTGACCATGGGGTCCAGGATGCTGAGGGTTCACGAATAAGTCAAATTCTCCATATCATCCGAAATTTAtcctttgaagaacaaaatgtGGCGTGCCTTGCGAAGTCACACACTTGCCTAAG ATTTTTAGTCTTGTGTGTGTGCTCACAGTGGGGTGGTTTAGCAGTTAATGCTCTAGATACGCTGGGAAATATTGTACCTGAGGTAACACTTCGTGACCCAAGAATAGATTCGTGCTCTGCGTCGTTGTTGGAGAATATTTGCAAAGGTGTAGCATCAGCAGATAGGGCATTCATCTTACGGTCTCTGGAAGTCCTTAACAAGTTGGCTATGAATGATCCAAATGAGGAgatactgaataattacattgaacCATCT gtttATAGTCAAATATGTCGATACTTAACAATCCATGACATAATGTTGCTGATTTACACGTTGGAATGTTTGTACTCCTTATCATCACTGGGTACTCCTGCATGCAATGCCATAGTTCGAGCAAAAGGATCCATCCATACACTAATATCTTTGCTGACAGTAGAGGCACAGAGCTATGGTCCTGAGGCTTGCATTGGCATGAAG GTTGTTGAGACTGTCACGGGTGTTGTGAGTGAGCCCGAGCCCAACACCACAGCAGCATCGGCAACTTCCACCTCTACATCGACCACAACCACTTCGGCGACTGCAACCCACTTAACATCAGCAACGTCCACAGCAGTCACCACAACCACTTCGACAAGTCACTTAACATCAGCAACGTCCACAGCAGTCACCAGCCCTGTAACGTCAGctactattgccactacccccgTGATTAACAAGCCGATCAATAAAACTACCCCAGGAGGCATAGGCCCGCCAGATGTCAAAAAAATTGCCAGCAGAATA GTTCCGCCAGAAGTGGAAGAATTTGTTATTGATTGGGTAAAAAAGAACTACGAAGCAAATGCTGGTAATGCAATTGAGCAGGCCATTGTATACAGACATTTTGCTGCCTCAATGCAAGCTATGGGCCGTAAGCAAGGTCTCAATCCTGTTCTTTTATCAAATTGTGTGAG GAAAGTGTTTGGAACTGGGGTTGGTCCCAGCCGTCGACCTGTAGAAGATGGTTCAGAGAAGTGGCACTACAATGGCATAAGACGGCGAGATGGAATTGTCATTCCGCCAATGCCTGAGAAGAAGCTCGTGAAAGTTGCGGGTGTTCCTGTGTTTACACCTACGCCAGTTTTAAATGCTGTGAACACTATAAATACCCAGGTGTCAGACATTCGAATTAATTCACCCATTGTGGCTACCCCTCAAATAGTGACTGCACAGGCACAAGTAGAACCGAATGCTTCTCCGTCTTCGCCTATTCTAAAAGCACAACTATCTGCCCCTCTCAGACCGTCCCCGCCTCCACCAGCTCGTCAACCACAG GTGTCGAGAAACCTTCAAAAACAGTTGCAGCAACAGCCGACAGATAGTAGTCAAGATAGCAGCAATGACTCACATCTTAGAAAAACACCCTTAAATGGAATTTTTAATGAG GTCAGGAAGTTTGAGGAAGATTCAAATTCATTTCATACTGCTGGCGCTAATGAGAAGAAGGTTACAAGTTTCGAAGGCATTTTTCAAAATGGAATAAAATCTGAGGATGTAGACAAAAAAGAGGAGCTACTAATAAAAGAAGAAGAGACATCCATAAAGGAAGATGACACCGCTGTCACTGATAACAAAACTAAGAAAAACGTGCTGGCAGACTTGTTGGAGAAAACTGTCGGTGGAGATATTTTAAATGGTGTTGTTGACAGGGAATTAAGAATAAGTGACAAAGGACTGGAATTTGTAAATCATGGACAGCAGCTGAAAATTAATGGTCCTTTCACGGCCAATGGTCAGACAGGAGTTGAGTCCCCACAGGTTGGTGGAATCAAGAGACCGGCAACTCCCGACAACTCTCCTGTGAAAAGAATGGCTCTGGAAGATCCCAGAGCTACTTCAGAGTCTGATAGTCGAATCACCTTGTATGTCAGTCAGAATGGCAGTGAAAGTGGGGAGGTAATTTCTCAAGGGCAGCAACATCAGGTAGTAATAACTCAAGGGGGACAAGCAGGAAATGTTGCCGTAAGTAATGCCTCTACGCAGATGGTAGTGAGCCAAGCAATGTTGTCCAATCAACAGCAAGTAGGAACAACACAGACAGTGGTAACTCCTCAGGGTCAAGTTATCCTCCAAAGGCCTGCGGGTACACCCACTGGAGTCATAGTGCAGCAAGGGGGACAAATCATTACGCAGGGATCTGGTGCTGGGCAGGTGATCCAGCAGGTGATACAAGGACAATCAGGACAGCCCCAGAAAGTTATCCTACATCAAGGCCAGTTAGGACAGGTGATAGGAGGGCAAGTTATTCTCTCTCAAGGGAGTGGTGGCCAGCATCAAGTGGTGGTTCAGGGTGGGAATAATATTCAGGGACAAGTTATTATGCAGGGTGTGCCACATTGCCAAGGACAAGTGTTTATGCAAGGGACCAGTGCTCAAGGTCAATTCGTAGTTGGTGGCAGCCAGGGACAAACAGTGGTAGTGCCAGGTAGCCAAGGCCAACAAGTGATGGTTTCTAGTGCACAGGGTCAAACTATGATTGTAACTGGCAGTCAGGGCCAGCCTGTGATGGTGAGTGGGCAGCAGGGCACAAGTGGACAAGTGGTTGTTCCAAGTAATGTGGGTGGGACAGTGCTTTTGACGCCGCATCAGCAGGGTTCTACTGCAAAGACGTTAATCATTTTACCTAATCCAAAGATGGTGTTGGCTGGAAGTCAGCATCAAAGTGCCCAGGGGCAGCAGTTGGTGCTACCAAGGCAGGTTGCAGGTCAGCAGGTGGTACAGGTTGTATCGTCTGGAACCACCGGACCTGTTGCCACAGTGACCACAGCCATGAGAACAATAAGGACAGCTGCTCCCATAGCTGATAATAGAGCTGTATCCACTCCTCCTCCTCCGGTCCAACATGCCAGTGCAaacagtaacagtagtagtagcaatagtaattTCAGTGTTCAGACATCAGCCAATATATCCACTGCTGTTGCTCCAGCTCCAGCTGGTCCCACAGCTGTCCCAGTGTCACAAACGATAGTAAGCCAAGGACCTCAAACACCTCATGTCCCCGCTCCACAGGTGCTATCCTCGGGTGTTGCTCGCCGCCAAACTAAACCAAGTGGCTTACAATATTTGTGTGAATGGCGCGGTTGCAATCGAGCCTTTAGTAGTGCAGCCCAAGTATACCACCACGCTTGTAAAATTCATTGCCCACCATATGTAAGTGAACTGCAGTGTGGGTGGGCAGGCTGTGACACCATGACGAGACGTAGATTTAGTGCCATGACGCATCTGCACGACCGTCATTGCAATGAGCAG CTACTACACATTCTTGCGGTACGGAGGTCACAGTTAGCGTCAGCAGGGAAGACGGATATCCCCATACCTCAGGCTCCACCTCCCCATCCTGGGTACGCGCCCAATGCAGCCTTCCATGCCATCAAGAGACATGCTCTTGAAGTTATCAATCACAGGGATGCTGTG GAGAAGGAGGGCCCTGTAACCAAAAGTATTCGCTTAACCTCGGCTTTGATCCTGAGAAACCTAGTCATTTACTCTAATACAGGGAAAAA GTTGTTACGGGGTTACGAATCGGAGTTATCAAACGTGGCTattagtacaatggaatcttctcgAACTGTCGCTCAGATCTTATACGACATAAGCCTTCCTGATCACCAGGGCATGTAA